The genomic DNA CTTTAGCCCGacagcccccagctcctcccctgcGTAATGGAGAATGCAGACGCTCTTCGGTTACACGGGTTTGAGAACAAAGACAGCGTCGTCCAGGACGTAGTAGTCGTTGTACATGTCCCCTCCACACAGGTACGGCAGTCTGGCGAAAGCCTCGATCGCAAAACCCGCTTTCCCGAAAACTTCAGGCAGACTGTTCACTTGCTCTTCCCAGTTCTGTCCCTTGATTTCCAAAATTTCTGATGGCTTCTCCCACTTTCCACCTACGTTTTCTACATAGGGATGGAAGGGCAAGACCAGGGCAAGGGTGACCCTGCCTCTAGTTGGCTCCAAGACACTTCTGATATCTTTTAACAAAGTCAGGGGCTGATCA from Myotis daubentonii chromosome 2, mMyoDau2.1, whole genome shotgun sequence includes the following:
- the LOC132228002 gene encoding protein-L-histidine N-pros-methyltransferase-like; its protein translation is MIWHLQKKKYRVLGINEWQNTGFQYDVISCLNLLDRCDQPLTLLKDIRSVLEPTRGRVTLALVLPFHPYVENVGGKWEKPSEILEIKGQNWEEQVNSLPEVFGKAGFAIEAFARLPYLCGGDMYNDYYVLDDAVFVLKPV